A DNA window from Verrucomicrobiia bacterium contains the following coding sequences:
- a CDS encoding nucleoside-diphosphate kinase produces MSSQLAYVIVTPHSLLKSRTGGIISRLIARTGLELVAARMFAPGNELVRQFAEATAAANDPSDRRIQELIHDYILTNLAPDPQTGRRHRAMMLLFKGEDAVRKVLSVAGHITPGRSGGETVRDTFGDLILGPTGEVKHFEPAILVAPNTLDAEKKLKLWARHSDTDGGLLENVVVHATDHPTQRTLVLIKPENFRFPTGRPGNMIDFFSRTGLFIVAIKVHRMSVAQAMEFYGPVREVLRTKLKDAVAARAKPHLEREFGFVLPPDIEAKLGELLCPTYGDHHFGNIIRFMAGRSPAECPPELLQQPGTEKCIALVYEGVEAVRKIREVLGPTDPSKAPPGSIRREFGQTMMINAAHASDSPENAQREMGIINIGENNFRAIVEEFYGAV; encoded by the coding sequence GTCATTGTCACTCCCCATTCCCTTTTGAAATCCCGCACGGGCGGCATCATCAGCCGCCTGATTGCGAGAACAGGGCTCGAACTGGTGGCCGCCCGCATGTTCGCGCCCGGGAATGAACTCGTCCGCCAATTCGCCGAAGCCACGGCGGCGGCCAACGATCCAAGCGACCGCCGGATCCAAGAGTTGATCCACGATTACATCCTGACGAACCTGGCCCCCGATCCGCAAACGGGCCGGCGCCACAGGGCGATGATGCTGCTGTTCAAAGGCGAGGACGCCGTCCGCAAGGTGCTCTCCGTAGCTGGCCACATCACCCCGGGACGTTCCGGCGGCGAGACCGTTCGGGACACCTTTGGCGATTTGATTCTCGGCCCAACGGGCGAGGTGAAGCATTTCGAACCGGCCATCTTGGTCGCCCCGAACACGCTCGACGCCGAAAAGAAACTCAAACTCTGGGCGAGGCATTCGGACACCGACGGCGGCCTGCTGGAAAACGTCGTCGTCCACGCCACTGACCATCCCACGCAGCGGACGCTCGTGTTAATCAAGCCGGAAAACTTCCGGTTTCCGACCGGCCGGCCGGGCAACATGATTGATTTCTTTTCCCGCACCGGCCTGTTCATCGTCGCCATCAAAGTCCACCGCATGAGCGTGGCGCAGGCGATGGAATTCTACGGCCCGGTCCGGGAAGTGTTGCGCACCAAGCTCAAGGACGCCGTGGCCGCCCGCGCGAAGCCCCATCTGGAGCGGGAATTTGGTTTTGTCCTGCCGCCCGACATCGAGGCGAAACTCGGGGAACTGCTCTGCCCCACCTACGGCGACCATCATTTTGGGAACATCATCCGCTTCATGGCCGGACGTTCGCCGGCGGAATGCCCGCCGGAGCTGCTCCAGCAGCCCGGGACGGAAAAATGCATCGCCCTCGTTTACGAAGGCGTTGAGGCCGTGCGCAAGATTCGCGAAGTGCTCGGGCCCACCGATCCCTCGAAAGCGCCGCCCGGTTCCATTCGCCGGGAATTCGGCCAGACCATGATGATCAACGCCGCTCACGCCAGCGACTCGCCGGAGAACGCCCAGCGCGAAATGGGCATCATCAACATCGGCGAAAACAACTTCCGCGCCATCGTAGAGGAGTTTTACGGGGCGGTGTAA